One Vigna unguiculata cultivar IT97K-499-35 chromosome 11, ASM411807v1, whole genome shotgun sequence DNA window includes the following coding sequences:
- the LOC114168691 gene encoding ubiquitin-like modifier-activating enzyme atg7 translates to MEPLLQFAPMQSSVDEGFWHRLSSLKLNKLGIDDSPIHIFGFYAPCSHSQVSNHLTVLSESLPSELSEASLIPEPSRGNRNRCSVPGILYNTNTVESFHALDKNDLLKKEAAKIWDDILTGKAVEDCSVLSRFLIISFADLKKWTFNYWFAFPALMLDPPATVVNLKPASQWFSAAEAESLSAACNEWRSSKSTADVPFFLVTIDQNSCATVRLLKDWEDCQGNGNKIFFGFYDPCHLPKNPGWPLRNFLALISVRWNLNSIQFFCYRENRGFADMKLSLVGEALITVPQGWKDTVPSAVGWELNKGRKASRCISLAQSMDPTRLAISAADLNLKLMRWRALPSLNLNALSSMKCLLLGAGTLGCQVARMLMAWGVRKITLVDNGRVAMSNPLRQSLYTLDNCLNGGEFKATAAVESLKRIFPAVDAEGIVMAIPMPGHPIQSQEHNSVLDDCKRLHDLIEAHDSVFLLTDTRESRWLPTLLCANTNKITITAALGFDSFLVMRHGAGPLSQDHKLNAEIVNSSSVDMPVNDANGKHRLGCYFCSDVVAPTDSTSNRTLDQQCTVTRPGLAPVASALAVELLVGILHHPQGIFAVGDISNSVDRATEQPLGILPHQIRGSLSQFSQMTLIGYSSDSCTACSHTVVLEYRNQGMEFILQAINHPTYLEDLTGLTELMKSATSLDWDREIDEEDDDCVEI, encoded by the exons GCTTTTATGCACCTTGCTCTCACTCTCAAGTATCAAATCATTTAACTGTTTTATCCGAGTCTTTACCTTCTGAGTTGAGCGAGGCATCGTTAATTCCAGAACCGAGCCGCGGCAACCGGAACAGGTGTTCTGTTCCGGGGATACTTTACAATACCAATACTGTGGAGAGCTTCCATGCACTTGATAAGAATGACCTGCTGAAGAAAGAAGCAGCAAAG ATATGGGATGATATTCTAACTGGAAAAGCTGTGGAGGACTGTTCAGTACTTTCGAGATTCCTTATTATTTCTTTTGCTGACCTAAAAAAGTGGACTTTCAACTACTGGTTTGCTTTCCCGGCTCTCATGCTTGATCCTCCAGCAACTGTTGTTAATCTGAAGCCAGCTTCTCAGTGGTTCAGCGCAGCCGAG GCTGAATCCCTCTCTGCAGCGTGTAATGAGTGGCGCAGCTCAAAATCAACAGCAG ATGTCCCATTCTTTTTAGTCACCATAGATCAAAACTCATGTGCTACTGTCAGGCTTCTGAAGGACTGGGAAGATTGTCAAGGCAATGGTAACAAG ATCTTTTTTGGATTTTATGATCCATGTCATCTCCCAAAGAATCCTGGATGGCCTCTTCGCAACTTCTTAGCACTTATTTCTGTGAGGTGGAATCTCAACTCAATTCAATTTTTCTGCTACAGAGAGAACCGTGGTTTTGCAGATATGAAGTTGTCTCTTGTTGGTGAAGCATTGATAACAGTTCCACAAG GGTGGAAAGACACAGTGCCTAGTGCAGTTGGATGGGAACTTAATAAGGGGAGAAAAGCTTCTAGGTGTATAAGCCTTGCACAGTCCATGGATCCAACCAG ATTGGCCATATCTGCTGCAGATTTGAATTTAAAGCTTATGAGGTGGCGCGCTTTGCCATCTCTAAACTTGAATGCCTTATCTTCCATGAAGTGTCTTCTCCTTGGAGCTGGCACGCTTGGATGCCAGGTCGCACGCATGCTTATG GCATGGGGTGTTCGAAAAATTACTCTAGTTGACAATGGTAGGGTGGCTATGTCTAACCCATTGAGGCAGTCTCTTTATACTTTGGATAACTGTCTTAATGGTGGTGAATTTAAAGCTACTGCAGCAGTTGAAAGTCTCAAACGGATATTTCCAGCAGTG gaTGCAGAAGGTATTGTTATGGCTATACCAATGCCTGGACATCCCATACAAAGCCAGGAACACAATAGTGTGCTTGATGATTGTAAAAGGTTGCATGATTTAATTGAAGCTCACGATTCAGTTTTTTTGTTAACCGATACAAGGGAAAGTCGATGGCTGCCAACACTTCTCTGTGCCAATACTAACAAG ATTACCATTACTGCTGCACTAGGGTTTGACAGTTTCTTGGTTATGCGCCATGGAGCTGGTCCTTTAAGTCAGGACCACAAGTTGAATGCTGAAATTGTTAATTCTTCATCTGTTGATATGCCAGTTAATGATgcaaatggaaagcatagattGGGCTGTTATTTCTGCAGTGATGTTGTTGCACCTACCGAT TCAACATCCAACCGTACTTTGGACCAACAATGTACAGTGACCCGACCAGGGCTGGCTCCTGTTGCTTCAGCCCTTGCAGTTGAACTTCTAGTCGGGATTTTGCATCATCCTCAAGG GATATTTGCAGTAGGAGACATTAGCAACAGTGTCGATCGAGCTACTGAGCAACCTCTTGGTATTTTACCTCATCAGATTCGCGGCTCCCTTTCTCAATTTTCTCAAATGACCCTTATTGGTTACTCCTCAGACAGCTGCACTGCCTGTAGTCATACA GTTGTATTAGAATATCGAAACCAAGGAATGGAGTTCATACTTCAAGCCATTAATCATCCTACTTACCTAGAGGATCTCACTGGACTGACAGAGTTGATGAAATCAGCCACCTCCTTGGATTGGGACAGGGAGATAGACGAGGAGGATGACGACTGTGTTGAAATTTAA
- the LOC114168692 gene encoding serine carboxypeptidase-like 40, which produces MGKANTSCCVFLLSLFTLSFFVPQTSANRQLQTLNKLQNSKFFRGISQTDKSEFEVEEVVLDGIVDSQKGLKEKDRIGRLPGQPQVSFSQYGGYVTVDKVAGRAFYYYFVEAQRSKHSLPLLLWLNGGPGCSSLAYGAMQELGPFRVNSDGKTLHTNAFSWNRVANVLFLESPAGVGFSYSNKSTDYGSNGDKKTAADNYLFLVNWLQRFPEYKNRDFFIAGESYAGHYVPQLAHTILYHNKRANKAIINFKGILIGNAVINEDTDSSGLYDYLASHAIISDEAAYLNKACDSSSKIGRNQCDAAELELEKNIEYIDLYNIYAPLCDSTKLTPQPKRYSIVTDPCSEYYVHAYINRKDVQEALHANVTNLKHDWEPCSEVITKWVDSASTVLPLLHELLNNGLRVWIFSGDTDGRVPITSTKYSVKKMELPVETVWHPWFSHGEVGGFAEVYKGGLTLATVREAGHQVPSYQPARALTLIKNFLDGTPLPGPPKRHN; this is translated from the exons ATGGGCAAAGCAAACACTTCTTGTTGTGTCTTTCTTCTATCCCTTTTCACTCTTTCATTCTTTGTGCCTCAAACCTCTGCAAATAGGCAACTTCAAACCCTCAACAAACTGCAAAATTCTAAGTTTTTCAGAGGAATTTCACAAACTGATAAGAGTGAGTTTGAGGTTGAAGAGGTTGTTCTTGATGGCATTGTTGATTCTCAAAAGGGTCTCAAAGAAAAAGATAGAATCGGAAGACTTCCAGGGCAACCCCAAGTGAGTTTTTCTCAGTATGGAGGGTATGTAACTGTGGATAAAGTTGCAGGTCGTGCCTTCTACTATTACTTTGTTGAAGCTCAACGTTCTAAACACTCACTCCCTCTTCTTCTTTGGCTCAATGGAG GCCCAGGATGTTCTTCTCTTGCCTATGGAGCAATGCAAGAACTTGGACCCTTTAGAGTAAACAGTGATGGCAAAACACTGCACACAAATGCATTTTCATGGAACAGAG TTGCCAATGTTCTGTTCCTGGAGTCACCTGCTGGAGTAGGGTTTTCCTATTCAAACAAATCAACAGATTATGGTTCCAATGGAGATAAGAAAACAGCTGCAGATAATTATTTGTTCTTGGTGAATTGGTTGCAGAGATTTCCTGAGTATAAAAACAGAGATTTTTTTATTGCTGGAGAGAGCTATGCTGGGCATTATGTGCCTCAACTTGCACACACCATTCTTTATCATAACAAAAGGGCAAATAAAGCAATCATCAACTTCAAAGGAATCTTG ATTGGAAATGCAGTGATCAACGAAGATACTGACTCGTCAGGACTGTATGATTATCTTGCAAGCCATGCAATCATCTCAGATGAAGCAGCTTATCTCAATAAAGCCTGTGATTCCTCATCAAAGATAGGGAGAAATCAGTGCGATGCAGCAGAATTAGAACTTgagaaaaatattgaatacattgatttatacaatattTATGCTCCACTGTGCGACAGTACAAAACTCACACCCCAGCCAAAAAGATATTCT ATTGTCACTGATCCATGTAGTGAGTATTATGTGCATgcatatattaacagaaaagaTGTTCAAGAGGCTCTCCATGCTAATGTCACCAATCTCAAACATGATTGGGAACCCTGCAGCGAAGTCATTACTAAGTGGGTAGATAGTGCTTCAACAGTTCTTCCACTTTTACACGAATTACTCAACAATGGCCTTAGAGTTTGGATTTTCAG TGGTGACACAGATGGAAGGGTGCCTATTACTTCAACCAAGTATTCGGTTAAGAAGATGGAGCTTCCCGTTGAAACTGTTTGGCACCCTTGGTTTTCCCATGGAGAG GTTGGTGGCTTTGCAGAAGTATATAAGGGAGGCCTAACATTAGCTACTGTGAGGGAAGCAGGGCATCAAGTGCCAAGTTACCAACCCGCAAGGGCCCTaactttgataaaaaatttcttaGACGGCACTCCTCTTCCCGGTCCTCCCAAAAGACATAACTAG
- the LOC114168175 gene encoding EEF1A lysine methyltransferase 4 isoform X1, which yields MYRDVSSCNTYNYGDALYWDARYVQEGGSFDWYQRYSALRPFVRNFIPLSSRILMVGCGNAVMSEDMVKDGYEHITNIDISSVAIEMMRRKYEYIPQLKYLQMDVRDMSLFPDESFDGVIDKGTLDSLMCGTDAPISASQMLAEVCRLLKPGGTYILITYGDPTVRMPHLSRPVYNWKITLYNIPRPGFQKAESSTPSRKSFLEPIPLSEKGLLPADFVLEDPDSHFIYVCKKINDTEIDTIPTYQLTADVL from the exons ATGTATAGGGATGTGTCTAGCTGCAACACCTACAACTACGGCGACGCGCTGTATTGGGACGCGCGCTACGTCCAAGAGGGTGGTTCCTTCGATTGGTACCAGCGTTATTCTGCTCTCAGACCTTTCGTGCGCAATTTCATCCCTCTTTCTTCCAGGATTCTAATGGTTGGTTGCGGCAATGCTG TTATGTCCGAGGATATGGTCAAAGATGGTTATGAGCACAtcacaaatattgatatttcaTCGGTTGCGATTGAGATGATGAGAAGAAAATATGAGTACATACCTCAGCTAAAAT ACTTGCAGATGGATGTCAGGGATATGAGCCTTTTTCCAGATGAATCCTTTGACGGTGTTATTGATAAAG GAACTCTCGATTCATTGATG TGTGGTACTGATGCTCCAATTAGTGCTTCTCAGATGCTTGCAGAAGTGTGTAG ACTTCTAAAACCTGGAGGGACTTATATTTTG ATCACGTATGGCGATCCAACAGTAAGGATGCCTCATCTAAGCAGACCCGTATACAATTGGAAAATTACGTTGTATAATATCC CAAGACCTGGATTTCAAAAGGCCGAAAGTAGTACACCATCGAGAAAATCATTCTTGGAGCCCATCCCTCTTTCAGAAAAGGGATTGCTACCAGCAGATTTCGTTCTGGAAGATCCAGACTCTCACTTTATATATGTTTGTAAAAAGATAAATGACACAGAGATAGACACTATACCCACATACCAATTAACAGCTGATGTTTTATAG
- the LOC114168175 gene encoding EEF1A lysine methyltransferase 4 isoform X2 yields the protein MYRDVSSCNTYNYGDALYWDARYVQEGGSFDWYQRYSALRPFVRNFIPLSSRILMVGCGNADLQMDVRDMSLFPDESFDGVIDKGTLDSLMCGTDAPISASQMLAEVCRLLKPGGTYILITYGDPTVRMPHLSRPVYNWKITLYNIPRPGFQKAESSTPSRKSFLEPIPLSEKGLLPADFVLEDPDSHFIYVCKKINDTEIDTIPTYQLTADVL from the exons ATGTATAGGGATGTGTCTAGCTGCAACACCTACAACTACGGCGACGCGCTGTATTGGGACGCGCGCTACGTCCAAGAGGGTGGTTCCTTCGATTGGTACCAGCGTTATTCTGCTCTCAGACCTTTCGTGCGCAATTTCATCCCTCTTTCTTCCAGGATTCTAATGGTTGGTTGCGGCAATGCTG ACTTGCAGATGGATGTCAGGGATATGAGCCTTTTTCCAGATGAATCCTTTGACGGTGTTATTGATAAAG GAACTCTCGATTCATTGATG TGTGGTACTGATGCTCCAATTAGTGCTTCTCAGATGCTTGCAGAAGTGTGTAG ACTTCTAAAACCTGGAGGGACTTATATTTTG ATCACGTATGGCGATCCAACAGTAAGGATGCCTCATCTAAGCAGACCCGTATACAATTGGAAAATTACGTTGTATAATATCC CAAGACCTGGATTTCAAAAGGCCGAAAGTAGTACACCATCGAGAAAATCATTCTTGGAGCCCATCCCTCTTTCAGAAAAGGGATTGCTACCAGCAGATTTCGTTCTGGAAGATCCAGACTCTCACTTTATATATGTTTGTAAAAAGATAAATGACACAGAGATAGACACTATACCCACATACCAATTAACAGCTGATGTTTTATAG
- the LOC114168176 gene encoding uncharacterized protein LOC114168176, translating into MNEMQQQEVREEEKKIDGKAEKGKEEKEEDDEKAPPLMALNHVSRLCRNVKESIDFYTKVLGFVVTERPQGLDFEGAWLFNYGVGIHLVQSKEEDQRLPSDAQHLDPQDNHISFQCEDVEAMEKKLKEMNVRYMKRNLEAEDGTRMEQIFFNDPDGFMVEICNCENLKLVPAESLSKIKIPMDRHTPPVETNHTQ; encoded by the exons ATGAATGAAATGCAACAGCAAGAGgtgagagaagaagagaaaaagattgATGGAAAGGCAGAGAAAGGGAAGGAGGAAAAGGAAGAGGATGATGAGAAGGCACCTCCATTGATGGCTCTGAACCACGTTTCAAGGCTGTGTAGAAATGTGAAGGAATCCATAGATTTCTACACAAAGGTGCTGGGATTTGTTGTAACTGAGAGGCCCCAAGGTTTGGACTTTGAGGGTGCATGGTTGTTCAATTATGGAGTCGGAATTCACTTGGTGCAGTCGAAAGAAGAAGATCAGAGATTGCCTTCCGATGCTCAACACTTGGATCCTCAGGACAACCATATATCTTTTCAG TGTGAAGATGTTGAAGCAATGGAGAAGAAGTTGAAGGAGATGAACGTGAGGTACATGAAAAGGAATCTGGAGGCTGAAGATGGAACGAGAATGGAGCAGATATTCTTCAACGACCCAGATGGGTTCATGGTGGAGATATGCAACTGCGAGAATCTGAAACTCGTTCCTGCTGAGTCACTCAGCAAGATCAAGATTCCAATGGATCGCCACACGCCACCCGTGGAGACAAATCACACACAGTGA
- the LOC114168160 gene encoding protein transport protein SEC31 homolog B, giving the protein MACIKGVNRSASVALAPDAPYLAAGTMAGAVDLSFSSSANLEIFKLDFQSDDSELPVVAECPSSDRFNRLTWGKNGSGSEGFSLGLVAGGLVDGNIDIWNPLTLIRSESNQSSLVGHLVRHKGPVRGLEFNVIAPNLLASGAEDGEICIWDLVNPSEPTHFPPLKSTGSASQGEISFLSWNSKVQHILASTSYNGTTVVWDLKKQKPVISFADSVRRRCSVLQWNPDVATQLVVASDEDGSPSLRLWDMRNIISPIKEFAGHTRGVIAMSWCPNDSSYLLTCGKDSRTICWDMISGEIAYELPAGTNWNFDVHWYPKIPGVISASSFDGKIGIYNIKGCRQSGAAENDFGAVPLRAPKWYKRPAGVSFGFGGKLVSFHPRASATGSSAGASEVYVHNLVTENGLVSRSSEFEAAIQNGERSLLRVLCDKKSQESESEEERETWGFLKVMFEDDGTARTKLLSHLGFNVPSEAKDTVNDDLSQEVNALGLEDTTVDNAGHVATNESVNFSTDNGEDFFNNLPSPKADTPLSTSAGTFVVAENANGSEKIQDDAEMEESSDPSFDDSVQHALVVGDYKGAVMQCISANKWADALVIAHVGNASLWESTRDQYLKMVRSPYLKIVSAMVSNDLLSLVNTRPLKFWKETLALLCSFAQRDEWTMLCDTLASKLMGAGNTLAATLCYICAGNIDKTVEIWSRSLSNEYEGKSYVDLLQDLMEKTIVLALATGQKRFSASLCKLVEKYAEILASQGLLTTAMEYLKLLGSEELSPELTILKDRIALSTEPEKEFKTAAFENTQAHGASYYGADNSSYNRNYYQESVPTQVQHGVPGIQYPDSYQQPFDPRYGRGYGTSTPPQQPQQPNLFVPPQTTQVAQTPQLNFSNTAVAPPPLRTFDPQTPPVLRNVEQYQQPTLGSQLYNTTTNPPYQPTPSATSQVGLVHGHNLSQVAAPTPNPMGFMPVPSSGGVQRPGVGSIQPPSPPQVQPVQPAAAPPAPPPTLQTADTSKVPGHQMPIVTTLTRLFNETSDALGGSRANPAKKREIEDNSKRLGGLFAKLNSGDISKNASDKLLQLCQSLDNGDFGTALQIQVLLTTTEWDECQSWLGSLKRMIKTRQSVRLS; this is encoded by the exons ATGGCGTGCATAAAAGGGGTGAATCGATCGGCGTCGGTAGCGCTGGCGCCCGACGCGCCGTACCTTGCTGCCGGGACCATGGCTGGCGCCGTTGATCTGTCATTTAGCTCGTCCGCAAATCTCGAGATATTCAAGCTCGATTTTCAGTCCGACGATTCGGAACTGCCTGTCGTCGCCGAGTGCCCGAGCTCCGACCGCTTCAACCGTCTCACGTGGGGGAAGAACGGTTCTGGCTCCGAAGGATTCTCCCTTGGCCTCGTCGCTGGTGGGTTGGTGGATGGCAACATTGACATCTGGAATCCTCTCACTCTGATCCG CTCGGAGTCAAATCAAAGTTCTCTTGTTGGACACCTTGTAAGACATAAAGGACCT GTTCGTGGTCTTGAGTTTAATGTCATTGCACCAAATCTTCTTGCATCCGGAGCTGAGGATGGTGAAATTTGCATATGGGATTTGGTCAATCCTTCTGAGCCTACTCATTTTCCACCACTAAAG AGTACTGGCTCTGCTTCCCAGGGAGAAATTTCATTCTTATCTTGGAACAGTAAAGTCCAGCACATATTAGCATCTACTTCATATAATGGGACCACAG tgGTCTGGGACCTGAAGAAGCAAAAGCCAGTGATAAG CTTTGCAGATTCGGTTAGAAGGAGATGCTCTGTTTTGCAGTGGAATCCTGATGTTGCCACACAACTTGTCGTTGCATCAGATGAAGATGGCTCTCCTTCCTTGAGG CTTTGGGATATGAGGAATATAATTTCACCAATAAAGGAGTTTGCGGGACACACTAGAG GTGTGATTGCAATGTCGTGGTGTCCCAATGATAGCTCTTATTTGCTTACCTGTGGTAAAGATAGCCGAACTATATGCTGGGACATGATTTCTGGAGAG ATAGCCTACGAATTGCCAGCTGGGACAAACTGGAATTTTGATGTGCATTGGTATCCTAAGATACCTGGAGTAATATCAGCATCTTCCTTTGATGGAAAAATTGGTATATACAATATTAAG GGTTGCCGTCAAAGTGGTGCTGCGGAAAATGATTTTGGTGCAG TACCACTGAGAGCACCAAAATGGTACAAGCGTCCTGCTGGCGTGTCTTTTGGTTTTGGAGGCAAACTTGTGTCTTTTCATCCTAGGGCATCTGCGACAGGTTCTTCTGCTGGTGCTTCAGAG GTTTACGTGCATAATTTGGTCACTGAAAATGGTCTAGTGAGTCGGTCTTCTGAATTTGAAGCTGCCATACAAAATGGTGAAAGGTCTTTGTTGAGGGTTTTATGTGATAAAAAATCACAGGAATCAGA ATCTGAGGAGGAAAGAGAAACATGGGGCTTTTTAAAAGTTATGTTTGAAGATGATGGGACTGCACGGACAAAACTCCTCTCACATCTTGGCTTCAATGTACCCAGTGAAGCAAAAGACACAGTTAATGATGATCTTTCCCAAGAAGTAAATGCACTTGGACTGGAGGACACAACTGTTGACAATGCTGGACATGTGGCTACTAATGAATCGGTTAATTTCTCGACTGATAATGGAGAGGATTTCTTTAACAATCTTCCCAGTCCAAAAGCTGATACCCCTTTATCTACGTCTGCTGGTACCTTTGTTGTTGCTGAAAATGCCAACGGTTCCGAGAAAATTCAAGATGATGCAGAAATGGAAGAAAGCAGTGACCCTTCATTTGATGACAGTGTTCAGCATGCTTTAGTTGTTGGGGACTACAAGGGGGCAGTTATGCAATGCATTTCTGCAAATAAATGGGCAGATGCATTAGTTATTGCTCATGTTGGGAATGCTTCCTTGTGGGAAAGTACACGTGATCAGTACCTTAAAATGGTCCGGTCACCATACTTGAAG ATTGTATCAGCAATGGTCAGCAATGATCTATTGAGCTTAGTGAACACTAGGCCCCTGAAATTCTGGAAAGAAACCCTTGCTCTTCTTTGTAGT TTTGCTCAGAGAGATGAATGGACCATGCTTTGTGACACACTTGCATCGAAGCTCATGGGGGCTGGCAATACATTAGCTGCAACCCTGTGTTATATATGTGCTGGGAATATTGATAAAACTGTTGAAATTTGGTCAAGGAGCCTATCTAATGAGTACGAGGGGAAATCTTATGTTGACCTTCTTCAG GATTTAATGGAAAAGACTATTGTGCTCGCCTTGGCAACTGGGCAGAAGCGGTTTAGTGCTTCTCTGTGCAAGCTTGTTGAGAAATATGCTGAAATTTTAGCTAGTCAAGGGCTATTGACTACAGCAATGGAGTATTTAAAACTTTTGGGTTCTGAAGAACTATCGCCTGAACTTACGATTTTGAAAGATCGAATTGCACTTTCTACAGAACCTG AGAAAGAGTTCAAAACCGCTGCTTTTGAAAATACTCAAGCACATGGTGCGTCCTATTACGGTGCCGATAATTCCAgttataatagaaattattatcAG GAATCAGTACCCACTCAAGTGCAGCATGGTGTTCCTGGAATTCAATATCCTGATAGCTATCAACAGCCGTTTGATCCTAGATACGGAAGAGGTTATGGTACTTCTACTCCACCCCAGCAACCTCAGCAGCCTAATTTGTTTGTTCCACCGCAGACCACTCAAGTTGCACAAACTCCCCAG CTGAATTTCTCAAATACTGCTGTTGCACCACCTCCTTTGAGAACTTTCGATCCTCAAACTCCTCCCGTGCTTAGAAATGTGGAGCAGTATCAGCAGCCCACATTGGGTTCTCAGTTGTATAAT ACAACCACCAATCCACCTTACCAGCCTACACCCTCTGCTACATCACAAGTGGGCTTGGTTCATGGCCACAACCTGTCACAAGTTGCGGCCCCTACCCCAAATCCGATGGGATTCATGCCAGTCCCCAGTTCTGGTGGTGTCCAAAGACCTGGGGTGGGATCAATACAACCACCCAGTCCCCCTCAAGTGCAACCTGTGCAACCAGCTGCTGCACCACCCGCCCCACCTCCAACTCTGCAGACTGCTGATACTTCAAAAGTTCCTG GGCATCAAATGCCTATTGTCACAACATTGACAAGACTCTTCAACGAGACATCAGATGCCCTGGGAGGTTCCCGTGCAAACCCAGCAAAGAAGCGGGAGATAGAAGACAACTCGAAGAGACTTGGTGGGTTGTTTGCCAAGTTGAATAGTGGAGACATTTCCAAAAATGCTTCTGATAAGCTCCTTCAGCTTTGTCAGTCATTAGACAATGGTGATTTTGGTACAGCCTTACAAATTCAG GTTCTTCTCACTACTACCGAGTGGGATGAATGCCAGTCCTGGTTAGGTTCACTCAAGCGGATGATCAAGACAAGGCAGAGCGTGAGACTAAGTTAA